The nucleotide sequence CGCGGCTTTGGGATTGGGATTCAATCGGCGCTTATGCCAGCCCACTTTGGCCTCAAATTTCTGGGCGTCTTTGCGGGTCATACCCTTCAACTTACGCCAGACCCGCGCTTGTGCCGATAACCCCGATCGCCAACCGGTGTAATAGCGCCATAGTTGATCGACAGTTTTCAGTTCGCGGCAAGACATTTTACGAATTTGATTCGCCGTAAGATAACCTTGCTCCGTACCTTTGCCGATCGTCAACAAAATTCTTGATGTGAGCTGATTGGCTTCAGCCCATTCGCCCGATTTCATCAGTGATTGCAACCGCTCATAGTCAAGATTGCGTTTTGATGTGACAAATGGCTCGGCCATATATTTGGGTTTAGCCAAAGGTTTCGATGTTGCCCGTTGAGGCGACACTGCCGACCGTGGTGTGCGGCGTGGCGCAATCTTGGGTGGAGCTGGTATTTCACCCGGATTGAACGGAATTGCGGCGACTGGCGCGGCCCCAATGATTCCCATAACCAAGCCGGCGACCAGGGTTGAACCAAAATGATTAAATCGATAACGTTGCATGATCGATTTTCTCCATTGCAATGGACAATTATTCAAGAACATCAATTGCCAGTCCCATCATGACGGCAGCAATCGGCCAAAGCTGTCTCAACCGACACTGAGGATAATGTCGTATCTTTTGTTACTGGCATTTTTGCCATAGTAGCTGAGATTTTGGGCGTAGAACGGAGATTCTCTTGCCACAACCGATCGACCCATTTATCAATACAATCACCACAGCTGACAGCATCAGTGCAATCAAACAGTTGCCGGATGCGGCCGTTCACCTGATTCTGAGCGATATTCCCTACGGCATCAGTATTGATCAATGGGATGTGCTCCATACAAATACCAACAGTGCCCTCCTCGGCCAAAGCCCCGCCCAAAATAAAGCCGGCGCCATCTTTAAAAGTCGGGGCAAACCGATCAACGGCTGGTCCGAAGCCGATCGGCAAATTCCCCAGCAATACTACGACTGGTGCCGCCAATGGGCCCCGGACTGGTTGCGGGTGCTAAAGCCTGGGGGCAGTGCGATCATTTTTGCCGGACGCCGATTGAGCCATCGTTGTATTGCCGCGCTGGAAGATGTGGGATTTAGCTATAAAGACATGCTGGCCTGGATTCGGCCCAAAGCCGCCCACCGCGCCCAACGTCTCAGCGTGATTTATGATCGCCGCGGGGATCAGGTGAATGCCAAGGCCTGGCAAGGCTGGCGTGTCGGCAACCTCAAACCCAACTTTGAACCCATTCTTTGGTTTACCAAGCCCTATCCGATCGGCACAACCATCGCCGATAACGTGCTCAACCAAGGGATCGGCGGCTTTCACGAAACCGCATTTCTAAACTACGAAGCCAATCCCGCCAATATTCTCCGCAGCGGCTTTGCCAGTGGCGAAGCAGGCTTGCATCCAACGCAAAAACCCCTACGCCTGATGCACACCTTAATCGAATTGACCACCCGATCAGGGCAAATTATTCTCGATCCATTCAGTGGCAGCGGCACCACCCTGGTTGCCGCCCAGCAGCTCGATCGCCGGTACATTGGGTTTGAACAAAACCCCGATTATACGGCCATCGCCCAAACCCGCCTTACCCCCTAAAAGTTCTCGCAAATTCGCAATTCGCAATCCCCAATCACCAATCCCCCGGCCACAATCCGTTAAAGTGAGGTTAAGCCCGAAGGTGCAGCCTTGTTAGTGGCCGTGATTTGAACGAAGAGAACTCTGTGATGCCCTGGGCGCGAATTATTAGTGGCGTGATCGCGATCGTGATTGCCTTGAGCATGATTGTGCTGGGGGGATGGTATTTCACGATCGGCTTCTGCATCATCGTCTATCTGGGGCAAAAGGAATATTTCAAAATGGCGCGGGCCAAAGGCATTGCGCCAGCGGCCAAAACGACATTGATTGTCAGCCAAGTGCTAATGGTGATGTCACAAATCAATCCTGAAATTGCCGATGCCGTGTTTCCCATCGCTGGCACGTTGATTTGCTTTTACCTCCTATTTCAGCCGAAATTTGCGACGATCGCCGATATTGCCGCCTCAATTATGGGGTTATTTTATTGCGGTTATTTACCCAGCTATTGGGTTCGGATGCGCAGTTTAGGCCAAGCTTCGTTCGAAAATTTGCCCTTGCAGGGCTTTTGGGTCACACAACCCAGTGATTGGTTAAATCCCCAAGCATTACCCCAAGGACTCAAAGTCATCCTGCTCTCGTTTCTCTGCATTTGGGCCGCCGATATTGGGGCCTATGTGTTTGGTCGGATGTTTGGCCGCACCAAACTGACGGCGATTAGCCCCAAGAAAACCGTTGAAGGCGCCGTATTCGGGGTCTTAGGCAGCGTTATCGTCGCCTGCATCGGCGCGGCAATTCTCGGTTGGCCCATCGCACTGCTCACCGGTCTGGGCTTTGGCTTACTGATTGGCATGACAAGTCTGATGGGCGACCTGACCGAATCGATGATGAAGCGAGATGCGGGATTTAAAGACTCCGGCGATCTGATTCCAGGTCATGGGGGCATTCTCGATCGCACCGATAGCTATGTGTTTACCGCCCCATTGGTCTACTACTTTGTGACGCTACTGCTACC is from Romeriopsis navalis LEGE 11480 and encodes:
- a CDS encoding GUN4 domain-containing protein, translated to MQRYRFNHFGSTLVAGLVMGIIGAAPVAAIPFNPGEIPAPPKIAPRRTPRSAVSPQRATSKPLAKPKYMAEPFVTSKRNLDYERLQSLMKSGEWAEANQLTSRILLTIGKGTEQGYLTANQIRKMSCRELKTVDQLWRYYTGWRSGLSAQARVWRKLKGMTRKDAQKFEAKVGWHKRRLNPNPKAAQIGHLPFRPTGNGGTPDAWGGAWIKAMPNRLSACGLMPPAPKPVATRKTAAKKR
- a CDS encoding phosphatidate cytidylyltransferase, which encodes MPWARIISGVIAIVIALSMIVLGGWYFTIGFCIIVYLGQKEYFKMARAKGIAPAAKTTLIVSQVLMVMSQINPEIADAVFPIAGTLICFYLLFQPKFATIADIAASIMGLFYCGYLPSYWVRMRSLGQASFENLPLQGFWVTQPSDWLNPQALPQGLKVILLSFLCIWAADIGAYVFGRMFGRTKLTAISPKKTVEGAVFGVLGSVIVACIGAAILGWPIALLTGLGFGLLIGMTSLMGDLTESMMKRDAGFKDSGDLIPGHGGILDRTDSYVFTAPLVYYFVTLLLPLLSS
- a CDS encoding DNA-methyltransferase; the protein is MPQPIDPFINTITTADSISAIKQLPDAAVHLILSDIPYGISIDQWDVLHTNTNSALLGQSPAQNKAGAIFKSRGKPINGWSEADRQIPQQYYDWCRQWAPDWLRVLKPGGSAIIFAGRRLSHRCIAALEDVGFSYKDMLAWIRPKAAHRAQRLSVIYDRRGDQVNAKAWQGWRVGNLKPNFEPILWFTKPYPIGTTIADNVLNQGIGGFHETAFLNYEANPANILRSGFASGEAGLHPTQKPLRLMHTLIELTTRSGQIILDPFSGSGTTLVAAQQLDRRYIGFEQNPDYTAIAQTRLTP